The following are encoded together in the Heterodontus francisci isolate sHetFra1 chromosome 41, sHetFra1.hap1, whole genome shotgun sequence genome:
- the LOC137353563 gene encoding ferritin heavy chain-like, whose amino-acid sequence MASQVCQNYHKDCEDAVNKQINLELYSSYVYLSMKTEQDEWSNGLEAMQRALQMEKDVNQSLLDLHKLSTGNTDPHLSDFLETHYSDEQVKMIKKFGDHITNLKRLGAPENSMGEYLFDKLTLGESD is encoded by the exons ATGGCTTCCCAAGTGTGTCAGAactaccacaaggactgtgaggatgCTGTTAACAAGCAGATCAACCTGGAGCTCTATTCCTCCTATGTTTACCTGTCCATG AAGACGGAGcaggatgagtggagcaatggtctGGAAGCAATGCAGAGAGCTCTGCAGATGGAGAAGGATGTGAACCAGAGTCTGCTGGATCTGCACAAACTCTCCACTGGCAACACTGACCCTCAT cttagtgacttcctggagactcactactcagatgagcaagtgaagatgatcaagaagtttggagatcacatcaccaacctgaagagaCTGGGAGCCCCTGAGAATAgcatgggagagtacctgtttgacaagctCACCCTGGGGGAGAGTGACTGA